The following are encoded in a window of Dioscorea cayenensis subsp. rotundata cultivar TDr96_F1 chromosome 16, TDr96_F1_v2_PseudoChromosome.rev07_lg8_w22 25.fasta, whole genome shotgun sequence genomic DNA:
- the LOC120278458 gene encoding uncharacterized protein LOC120278458, whose protein sequence is MLLDKATFPPHQQPAGVLFIRPSSEDQEIVSMEVGDQFSDSEHFKDALRNFAIKRNFIFTFIKNDKQRVTVKCAAEGCEWRAHASMEGNHQTFRIKTMYPTHTCGGCIGKSLHPKASKKWVSARVIHKLNDRPLYRAIDIQHDMLRDQGVYLSYKQAWLGKEVTKEVLHGSKVASYDLLMWYAKKVLVTNPGSVAIVENDSPGFKRAFFDFEACVIGFKTGCRPLLYLDETHLLGKYMGTLLGATGKDGNDGFFHVAFVIVDNETDANWTWFLSKLGDTIYDNDEYVKLITFISDRSKGLINAVAKVFPSSPHVYCLRHLEANFMKANVRLEFDEAVADLLNTSADAHQWLMQKSDLAHWANYMFKGERWGDMYSNVAESFNAWIKEARHLPVTNMVDSIRWERRLCPVIHRKIEELVEESCNLLVGRSDGDHFEVVDQKNYCINLNAWTCSCRRWQVYGIPCKHACAAILQTDTNIHRYVDDYFIVDSYRQAYTEAIFPVPDNDKPDDINRELLVRPPITKKPVGRPRQKRLESQASIVHELRCSRCHDVWS, encoded by the exons ATGTTGCTGGACAAGGCCACATTTCCACCCCATCAACAACCTGCGGGTGTTCTATTCATCCGGCCTTCGTCAGAAGATCAAGAGATTGTTTCAATGGAAGTCGGTGATCAGTTTTCTGACAGTGAACATTTTAAAGAtgcacttaggaattttgcTATCAAACGCAATTTTATCTTTACATTCATCAAGAATGACAAGCAGAGAGTGACTGTCAAGTGTGCTGCTGAAGGTTGTGAATGGCGTGCCCACGCGTCCATGGAAGGTAACCACCAGACATTTAGGATCAAGACGATGTATCCCACACACACGTGTGGTGGCTGTATTGGCAAATCCTTACATCCCAAGGCATCAAAAAAGTGGGTGAGTGCACGTGTCATACATAAGCTGAATGACCGTCCCCTGTATAGGGCTATTGACATTCAGCATGATATGTTGCGAGACCAAGGTGTCTATTTATCCTATAAACAAGCTTGGCTAGGGAAAGAGGTCACCAAGGAGGTTTTGCATGGGAGTAAGGTGGCGAGCTATGACTTATTGATGTGGTACGCGAAGAAGGTGTTAGTGACAAACCCTGGTAGCGTTGCTATCGTAGAGAATGACAGTCCCGGTTTCAAGCGTGCGTTTTTTGACTTTGAAGCATGTGTCATTGGTTTCAAGACAGGATGTAGGCCATTGCTGTACCTAGATGAAACTCACTTGCTCGGTAAATACATGGGCACTTTGTTAGGTGCAACGGGAAAAGATGGGAACGATGGTTTTTTTCATGTGGCATTTGTAATCGTAGATAATGAAACAGATGCGAACTGGACGTGGTTCTTGTCAAAGCTTGGAGATACTATATATGATAATGATGAATATGTGAAACTTATTACATTTATATCTgataggtccaagggccttatCAATGCTGTCGCGAAGGTATTCCCTTCCTCACCGCATGTATATTGTTTGCGCCACTTGGAAGCAAACTTCATGAAAGCAAATGTCAGACTTG AATTCGATGAGGCTGTTGCCGATCTGTTAAACACATCGGCGGATGCACATCAATGGTTGATGCAGAAATCTGATTTGGCACACTGGGCGAACTACATGTTCAAAGGTGAGAGATGGGGGGATATGTACTCAAACGTGGCGGAGTCGTTTAATGCATGGATAAAAGAGGCACGCCATCTCCCTGTCACAAACATGGTAGACTCGATAAG ATGGGAGAGACGTCTATGTCCTGTCATACATCGAAAGATTGAGGAACTTGTTGAAGAGTCTTGCAACCTACTGGTTGGTCGTTCCGACGGTGACCATTTTGAAGTGGTTGACCAGAAAAACTACTGCATCAATTTGAACGCTTGGACATGCTCATGTCGTAGGTGGCAGGTATATGGCATTCCATGCAAACATGCATGTGCGGCAATACTACAGACAGACACAAATATTCATCGATATGTCGATGACTACTTCATAGTGGACTCTTACCGACAAGCATATACAGAAGCCATATTCCCAGTACCAGATAATGACAAACCAGATGATATCAATCGCGAACTACTTGTGCGCCCTCCAATCACCAAGAAGCCAGTTGGTCGGCCAAGACAGAAGCGTCTAGAGTCACAAGCATCAATCGTTCACGAATTACGATGCAGCCGTTGCCATGATGTCTGGTCATAA